TATTTTATAAATAAATCAAGAACCCCTTTAAAAGTATACTTTTTTTCATATAGCAATTTTTTAACGATCTCTATTTTTTCAATATCAATCTTTGAATATATTCTATGACCAAATCTGTTTTTTTTTGGAGATAAGAAAGGTATAAAATTCTCCCAATTTCTTAAAGTATAAGGTTTTATATCCAATAAATCACAAACTTCTTTTATAGAATAATAAATTTTTTCATTTTCAAACTGCTTCATTTTTTACTAAATTTTATCTTGTTTTCTTTTCCATTAATTAGTCTTTTTATATTTTCTTTATGTCTCCATAATATTATAAAAAAAACTAAAAAAGTAAAGATTATTAAAAAAATATCTTTAAATAAAAAAATAGAAAGTAAAGAAACAGCAAAGGATGAAATAATAGATCCTAGAGAGACATATTTAGTTAAAATTACAGTTAAAACAAAAATTAATAAACCAATTAAAACTATAAACGAGTTTAAGAAAAGAAAAATGCCGACTGTAGTCGCAACACCTTTACCACCCTTAAACTTAAGAAATGGATTAAAAATATTACCTATTAAAATAAAAAATGCACATAATATTAAAAAGTAGTTTTGTGGTACTAAATTGATATTTATCAATAGATAGATATTTTTTAAAATTATTAAAGTTAAGAAACTCTTTGATATATCAATAAATAGTACAA
Above is a window of Spirochaetota bacterium DNA encoding:
- the plsY gene encoding glycerol-3-phosphate 1-O-acyltransferase PlsY translates to MFLQFTLLFICIIFSYLIGAIPTGYIIGKIKGIDIRKEGSGNIGATNTLRVLGPIFGAIVLFIDISKSFLTLIILKNIYLLININLVPQNYFLILCAFFILIGNIFNPFLKFKGGKGVATTVGIFLFLNSFIVLIGLLIFVLTVILTKYVSLGSIISSFAVSLLSIFLFKDIFLIIFTFLVFFIILWRHKENIKRLINGKENKIKFSKK
- a CDS encoding MerR family transcriptional regulator, encoding MKQFENEKIYYSIKEVCDLLDIKPYTLRNWENFIPFLSPKKNRFGHRIYSKIDIEKIEIVKKLLYEKKYTFKGVLDLFIKYNGDITKFNIGETNIDKKITNFKINKNKVELWNDIIISANNIKKLLDKKI